Proteins from one Nicotiana tabacum cultivar K326 chromosome 23, ASM71507v2, whole genome shotgun sequence genomic window:
- the LOC142177166 gene encoding uncharacterized protein LOC142177166, with the protein MPTGKLAKWQILLSEFDIVYITRKAIKGKTLADQLAENPVDGGYESLTTYFPDEETHQVQGECSTKNLKILRYLHCVKELWKKFTKIEFKHVPRIQNKFADAFATLSSMIQHPDKNYIDPIKVEIRDQHAYCFHVGEEPDGKPWYHDIKKFFPTIEYLDNSTNGQSKPSGGWQTTSSLMEKSCTGRLHT; encoded by the exons ATGCCTACCGGGAAGCTAGCCAAATGGCAAATTCTCCTCagcgaatttgacattgtgtacataactCGAAAGGCTATCAAAGGGAAAACTTTAGCCGACCAACTCGCCGAGAATCCAGTGGATGGAGGTTACGAATCGCTTACCACATATTTCCCCGATGAAGAA ACTCACCAAGTCCAAGGAGAATGCTCCACAAAGAATCTTAAGATACTACGATACTTGCACTGCGTGAAGGAGCTGTGGAAGAAGTTCACAAAGATTGAGTTCAAGCACGTTCCCAGAATTCAAAACAAGTTCGCCGATGCCTTTGCAACCTtatcatctatgattcagcatccagacaagaactatATCGACCCTATCAAGGTAGAGATCAGGGATCAACATGCCTATTGCTTCCATGTAGGTGAAGAACCCGATGgtaaaccatggtatcatgacatcaagaaattcttTCCAACCATAGAATACCTGGATAATTCTACTAATGGTCAAAGCAAGCCCTCAGGAGGTTGGCAAACCACTTCTTCCTTGATGGAGAAGTCTTGTACAGGAAGACTCCACACTTAA
- the LOC142177167 gene encoding uncharacterized protein LOC142177167 — protein sequence MSLAFMHRKQAWMRRLRDTFGGGVDEIVHNIPPAERLFIRGDFNGHIGSTAGGYGEVHGNFGFGDRNAGCTLLLDFAKAFELVIANSSFKDCKVIPGETRATQNRLLVMDIYIIMKRKKRTA from the coding sequence ATGTCGTTAGCATTTATGCACcgcaagcaggcttggatgaggaggtTAAGAGACACTTTTGGGGGGGGGGTGGATGAGATTGTGCATAATATTCCACCTGCTGAGAGGTTATTTAtaagaggagatttcaatggACATATTGGGTCAACTGCAGGCggttatggcgaggtgcatggcAACTTCGGTTTTGGGGATAGGAACGCAGGATGTACTTTGCTGTTGGATTTCGCTAAGGCATTTGAgctggtgattgcgaactctagttttaaggattgcaaggttatcccgGGTGAGACCCGCGCGACGCAGAATAGGCTCTTAGTGATGGACATCTATATCAtaatgaagaggaagaagaggactGCATGA